From a region of the Enterobacter cancerogenus genome:
- a CDS encoding GNAT family N-acetyltransferase, whose protein sequence is MATITTSRLSLTPFEPYDWAFFRSLREDRSVMRYMAAIAPEKETRRVFAARLTAGHVFVIRLHDDDTPLGDIGLQISPENREEADIGYTVVPAAQGKGIASEALRAVCDYAFNQTGVKAINAWVLADNTGSVRVLEKAGFVRTQVLEKAYEIDGVRYDDWGYRLERGAV, encoded by the coding sequence ATGGCAACCATCACAACCTCCCGACTTTCACTCACTCCTTTCGAACCCTATGACTGGGCATTCTTCCGCAGCCTGCGTGAAGACCGCTCCGTTATGCGCTATATGGCCGCTATCGCACCGGAAAAAGAGACACGACGCGTCTTTGCCGCGCGTCTGACGGCGGGGCATGTGTTTGTCATTCGTCTGCATGACGACGACACCCCGCTCGGCGACATTGGCCTGCAAATTAGCCCTGAAAACCGTGAAGAAGCGGACATCGGCTATACCGTCGTCCCCGCCGCACAGGGGAAAGGCATTGCCAGCGAAGCGCTGCGCGCGGTGTGTGATTATGCGTTTAACCAGACGGGCGTGAAGGCGATTAACGCCTGGGTGCTGGCAGATAACACCGGGTCGGTACGGGTGCTGGAGAAAGCCGGGTTTGTGCGCACGCAGGTGCTTGAGAAGGCATACGAGATTGACGGCGTGCGGTATGACGACTGGGGATATCGGCTGGAGCGCGGTGCGGTTTGA